The Paenibacillus sp. FSL R7-0345 DNA segment AAAGCTGTACGTTCCAGTTACGTACAGCTTTCGCATGCCTTTCTAAGACAATCTAGTCAACTACTACACCGTCTTCACCGAAGGATTTGACGGCAGCTGCTTTAACTGCCTCGTACATCTCCTGCGGGGTAATTTCATCGGCAAGCAGGGCTTGCAGTTTGGGAATAATCACTTCTGTTTCAATTTTAATGGCTTCTGCAGCCAGATCTGTAGGAATATCTGTACGGGCCGGGAGCGCTTTGGCCATCATAGCTTGACCTGCCGCAACGTTATCTTCGTTCCGAGGAAATTGTTCCAGCACTTCTGCCTTACGACCGGACTCTGTAATAGGTGTCAGGAAGAGCTCGTTACTATAGTTAGCAGCAATGGAACCGGAGGACAGGAAGTTCATCGCCAAGGCGATATTTTTGATATGTTCTTCAGAAGGCTCCTTTTTACCACGCAGTGCGATGTAACCATCTACTATGGAAGTAGGAATATAATCGGCACCGTTGAAGGTTGGGACCGGAAGCGAAATGTAGTCCACTTCAATTGAATCTGCAACAGCCGAACCATCGTTCGCTTTAATCTTCTCATTGTTCAGACGGGCGGAGTTTTCAAATGCAGATAAACCTTTACCCGTGATCATCGTCTGGCCGGTCAGGAACATATTCCAGCGTTTGCCGGCATCGATGGAGCTCAACTCTTTAGGCATAGAACCATCGTCGACCATTTCACGGATAGCTGTCAGCAGACCCAGGAATTTTTTGCTTGTATATGTGTATTTCAGGTCATTATCGAAGTAATCCGGCAGACCTGCCGTTTTGGCAAGGATAGCCAGATAATCTTTAGAGGCCACACCGGATGTGGCGAACACGAAACCGTAACGGGTAGTTTCACCGCTATCATTTTTCACTACGCCTTTTGAGATGGCATCCCGGAACTCTTCATAGGTCCAGCCGTTTTGCTGAATACTTTTCCAATCAATCCCGGCTTCTTCAAGGAATTGTTTGTTCCCGCCGATTGTGTGGATTTCCATATATGCCGGCAGGCCGTATTGAGCGTCACCTAACTGGAAATATTTCATTGGAACTTCATCATAATCCGCCTTTATTTCATCAGATAGTACGGTGTTCAGGTCGATCAGTACATTCAGCGCTGCATATTTTGAAAGTCCGGAGGCACCGATCCAGGCAATGTCGGGAGGGGAGCCCGCATTTACTTGAGTATCAAGCTTTTGCGTCATATCTTCCCAGCTCGCCGGTTCGATTTTCAGAGTCAAATTAGGATGCAGTGTATTAAATTCTTGTTCCATATCTGCAAAACGCGCCTGGTAATTAGCCGATACCGGTGGCAATAATGCAGTTATCGTATCTTTCTTCACACCGCCGCCGCTGTTGCCTGCACTTCCGGAATCAGCAGTGTTATTTGCGTTTCCTCCACAAGCGGATAACAACGATACCATCATGATTGCTGACAAAAGCAGAGTTGATACACTTCTTTTTTTCATTGAGGCAGCCTCCTTAATTTTCAAAAGCATCCATCGTCTCATTTCACTTCTTGGCCATTAATTAAATGATAAGATTGCCTGTTTCAGTTGTCCGCCATTCGCATCAAGCGCCTCTCCTGCCGCCTTAGCATCTAACCCCGTTTTAATCATCATGATCGCCAGCTTACAATTCAATCCTGCCTTTTCAAGTGTATCTGCGGCGGTTGAAGCATCTACATCCGTAGTACTCATGATAATACGGATTGAACGATCCACCAGCTTAACGTTGCTCGCCTTTAAATCCACCATTAAGTTGTTATACGTTTTCCCTAACTTGACCATGGTGCATGTGGTCAGCATGTTAAGCACCAGCTTTTGTGCGGTTCCTGCCTTTAACCGGGTCGAGCCGCTAATGACCTCCGGCCCCACAACAGGTGAAATACAAATATCTACAATAGGTTCAAACATCGAGCCTTTGTTATTGCACACACCGATCGTTGCTGCTCCCAGCTCCTTTGCCTTCGTTAAAGCTGCAATAACAAACTTTGCACTGCCGCTTGCCGAAATGCCAATCAGGACATCCTTGTCTGTGACACCTATGCTTTCAATTAATGCGATCCCTTCATCAGCATCGTCTTCACAGCCTTCAACCGCAGTTCGTAAAGCGATATCACCCCCAGCAATATAACCCTGTACCAGGGAGGGATCGGTACCAAAGGTAGGAGGACATTCGGAAGCATCCAAAACACCCAATCTTCCTGATGTGCCGGCTCCTATATACAACATTCTTCCACCAGCAGACAGTCTGTGGTGCAGAACATCTACCGCCCTTGCAATCTGCGGAATTTCCTTAGCGATAGCCCCGGAGACCAGAGCATCTTGTTGATTCATTAACTGGACCATTTGTTCTGTGGTACATTCATCAATCAACAGGGTGTCTGGATTTACAGCCTCAGTTGTTAATCCCGCAAGGTAGTCGTTCATAGTCATCCTCCTTCTTGTCAGTGTAACCTCACAATTAATTAACAATGCATGTTAGAATACCATACATTTATTAATTTTTATACTAATATATATCCTGTAACCCGTCAATAGATTTTGAAATAAATTTTTATAAGTAAATTTTATTGCGGTTTTTTATTTCATAACCTTATACAATCTGTTATATCATATTTGTAAAGCGCTTACAATAAGAGGGTTTCAAGTAAACCTTTGACTGGTTAAACCCACATGGTTTTATTATGTAGATAATCTGACATAGCCGAAGAAAGCCGGGCATACTAAAAAAAGCATTGACCGATGATCGATCAATGCTTCACTAAAATCCATTCTATGAGAGACTAATATCTGAGCTTTTTCTTCAATATGTTATGGGTTTTGGTTAATGAGGATTTCACCTGTTCATATTCTGCACTTGCGACACCGGCAAATAAAATGTCGACAATCGTCAGCATAGCAATACGCGAGCCCATAGCACCGCTGCGGATGGTTATTTCAGGTGTAGATATACTAAGAACAATATCCGCCCGAACTGCAAGCTCACTTTTATTGTATCTCGTAATCGCAATACAAGTCGCTTTATTCTTTTGGGCAATGATCAGGGCATCAATAATATCACTGGTTGCCCCGGAGTTAGAAATGAAAATGGCAACATCATCTTTCCCGAGTAAGGTTGCTGCAGTGAGCTGACTATGACCATCCGTATAGGCATGACACATCTTGTTAATCCGTGAGAATTTCTGTTCCCCGTCCATACATACGATTCCTGAAGCCCCTATCCCAAAGAAAACAATTCTCTTACTATGACACAGTACTTCTACCGCCCGTGCAATCTCTTTCCGGTCAACGACACTGAGTGTGTCCTCAATAGACTTGACGTTATTCAATGAAATATTTGAAATAATGGTTGAGAGATCATCACCCGGCTGAATATCTGTATACTGGGCCTTTGAATCCTCATCACGGGAACCCAAAGAAGCAGATATACTCACAATAAAATTGCGGTATCCGCTGTAGCCCATCGTTTTACAGAATCGCAGGACCGAAGCATCGCTCGTTTTACTCGATTGGGCCAATTCCTTAATGGATAAATGGGGGATCTCTTCCTTATTTTCCAGAATATAATCCCCGACCATCCGTTCAACCGGAGTAAAGCTTTCTCTCATTTCACGAATCTTGATTAATATATTGTCATTTAAACTCATAATCTACCTACTCAAGATTTAATGAACATCATAGGTATTATCATAAACAATATAGACAACCTATTTCAATAGCATTATCATTTTGATGCACTTAAATTCATATTATTAGTCTGATCCGACCATCCGGTCATGTAGAACTCCGTCCCGGCAAAAACCTGCGCTTTATCCGGGGCAGCTTCCCCTGCCCCTGCCACATATGCCCACGGTACACGCTGTCCCCGCAGCTCCCCTATGCCTGACGCTGCATATTCGCTGTAACGGACAGTGGCTTCATTGGCCGGGTTACCCCAGTTATCCCAGCCGGCAGGATGAATATGTGCCCCCAAACGGCAGTTTACAAAGGCCGTTGCCGCATAGCTGCGCCATGGCCGCCCCAGATAGATGCCCGAGACATCATCAGAGGCTGTCAGCAGACACTCTTCGAATACATAGCCGTATGCCTGATTCTCAGGCGTAGATGCTGCCGTTACATAACCGACGCCATCATGGGTGGAGCGCAGGCTGCGAATTTCGCAATGCTCGAAATAAGCGGTTGCCCCGCCAAAAATAAAATCCACCGTCCCTTCAATGTAGCACCGGGAGTACAGCTGGCGGCACTGCTCATGCCGCTCACGCAGCGGAATGCCGCCGAAGGCAAAGCCATGCTTGTTCGCCGCAGGCAGCGGACCGGTAAAAATCGTGTCCTGATGCCCCTTAAATGTACAATTGCGGAATACCGTCTCGTCGCAATGAGCATAGAGGGCCAGCGCCTGGCCTATTTCCGGCCCTTGCCCGGCTGTATTGGCGACAGTCAGATTTTCGATTACCAGTCTGCTGCCGTTCAGGAACAGCGTTGGGGTGGCAAAGGTGCCCTGCTCTTCACCTGTTTCATCCAGCTGCCGGGCATAGCGGTTATTAGTAATAGTAACATCACCCACGCCGGCAATCGTCAGATCCGACCGGTAGATCCGTACCAATTCCTCGTACACACCAGCCAGAATATATATTGTTTCATGCTCCTGCGAGGGCCGGCGCTCAAGCTCATCCACCGCTTCCTGGATTGTCCGGTAATCACAAAAGGCCTCTTTTCCTACCCACATGGTCAATATCCTCCTCAGATTTTATATCCTGCACCCTTCCGGCCGCCTCATACAAACAAGATGATTATAGCGCTTTCTTGATGAATGCGCCAACAAAAATTTTAACGTGTGCATTTTAACATTCCCTTGACTTGACGGGGTTTGAGGAATACACTGGAATCGTTAACAATTCCATTTTCCGGGGAGAGCATATGATAACAATCAAAGACATTGCACGTGTTGCAGGCGTCTCCCATACTACGGTGTCCAGAGCACTGAACGGCAGCCCGCTGATCAAGAAGGTCACCCGCGACAAAATTGAACGGATCGCAGCCGAGATGAACTATGTGCCCAATTACAATGCGAAGAGCCTTGTTACCAAACGCTCCTTCACCATCGGGCTGTTCTTCTCCAGTATTGATCAGGGAACCTCGTCGAGCTTCCTGGTGGATGCCATCAAGGGCATCAGCCATGCGCTGGATGAGAATTACAATCTGACCGTTCACGGGATTGACGGGGTGCGTAACTTCGGCAACATTCAGCCGCAGCGCTTTGACGGTATT contains these protein-coding regions:
- a CDS encoding extracellular solute-binding protein gives rise to the protein MKKRSVSTLLLSAIMMVSLLSACGGNANNTADSGSAGNSGGGVKKDTITALLPPVSANYQARFADMEQEFNTLHPNLTLKIEPASWEDMTQKLDTQVNAGSPPDIAWIGASGLSKYAALNVLIDLNTVLSDEIKADYDEVPMKYFQLGDAQYGLPAYMEIHTIGGNKQFLEEAGIDWKSIQQNGWTYEEFRDAISKGVVKNDSGETTRYGFVFATSGVASKDYLAILAKTAGLPDYFDNDLKYTYTSKKFLGLLTAIREMVDDGSMPKELSSIDAGKRWNMFLTGQTMITGKGLSAFENSARLNNEKIKANDGSAVADSIEVDYISLPVPTFNGADYIPTSIVDGYIALRGKKEPSEEHIKNIALAMNFLSSGSIAANYSNELFLTPITESGRKAEVLEQFPRNEDNVAAGQAMMAKALPARTDIPTDLAAEAIKIETEVIIPKLQALLADEITPQEMYEAVKAAAVKSFGEDGVVVD
- the murQ gene encoding N-acetylmuramic acid 6-phosphate etherase, whose amino-acid sequence is MNDYLAGLTTEAVNPDTLLIDECTTEQMVQLMNQQDALVSGAIAKEIPQIARAVDVLHHRLSAGGRMLYIGAGTSGRLGVLDASECPPTFGTDPSLVQGYIAGGDIALRTAVEGCEDDADEGIALIESIGVTDKDVLIGISASGSAKFVIAALTKAKELGAATIGVCNNKGSMFEPIVDICISPVVGPEVISGSTRLKAGTAQKLVLNMLTTCTMVKLGKTYNNLMVDLKASNVKLVDRSIRIIMSTTDVDASTAADTLEKAGLNCKLAIMMIKTGLDAKAAGEALDANGGQLKQAILSFN
- a CDS encoding MurR/RpiR family transcriptional regulator, with the translated sequence MSLNDNILIKIREMRESFTPVERMVGDYILENKEEIPHLSIKELAQSSKTSDASVLRFCKTMGYSGYRNFIVSISASLGSRDEDSKAQYTDIQPGDDLSTIISNISLNNVKSIEDTLSVVDRKEIARAVEVLCHSKRIVFFGIGASGIVCMDGEQKFSRINKMCHAYTDGHSQLTAATLLGKDDVAIFISNSGATSDIIDALIIAQKNKATCIAITRYNKSELAVRADIVLSISTPEITIRSGAMGSRIAMLTIVDILFAGVASAEYEQVKSSLTKTHNILKKKLRY
- a CDS encoding pectinesterase family protein; translation: MWVGKEAFCDYRTIQEAVDELERRPSQEHETIYILAGVYEELVRIYRSDLTIAGVGDVTITNNRYARQLDETGEEQGTFATPTLFLNGSRLVIENLTVANTAGQGPEIGQALALYAHCDETVFRNCTFKGHQDTIFTGPLPAANKHGFAFGGIPLRERHEQCRQLYSRCYIEGTVDFIFGGATAYFEHCEIRSLRSTHDGVGYVTAASTPENQAYGYVFEECLLTASDDVSGIYLGRPWRSYAATAFVNCRLGAHIHPAGWDNWGNPANEATVRYSEYAASGIGELRGQRVPWAYVAGAGEAAPDKAQVFAGTEFYMTGWSDQTNNMNLSASK